Proteins encoded within one genomic window of Komagataella phaffii GS115 chromosome 3, complete sequence:
- a CDS encoding Peroxisomal 2,4-dienoyl-CoA reductase, auxiliary enzyme of fatty acid beta-oxidation → MSQVFKDNIFSGKVVFVTGGAGTICRKQTETLVKLGANACIIGRRVEPTEEAAKEIAKVRENAKVIGVGGIDVRQVNQLAKAVDQCVKELGRIDFVICGAAGNFLADFNHLSANAFKSVVDIDLLGSFNTVKACFEQLRLNKGCVLFVSATLHYQGVPFQSHVGAAKAGVDALSNALAVELGPIGIRCNAIAPGAIDNTEGFNRLVTNPSNVDKYIPLQRKGSTSEIADVTAFLFSDAAKYVTGTVIPVDGGMWHLGFPMRDFYPEKLASQLRDKPKL, encoded by the coding sequence ATGTcccaagttttcaaagacaacaTCTTTTCAGGAAAGGTAGTGTTTGTCACTGGTGGCGCAGGAACTATCTGCAGGAAGCAAACGGAAACGTTGGTGAAACTGGGAGCCAACGCCTGCATTATTGGGCGTAGAGTTGAACCCACAGAAGAAGCAgcaaaagagattgcaaaAGTCAGAGAGAATGCTAAAGTGATCGGTGTTGGGGGAATAGACGTTCGGCAGGTTAACCAACTGGCAAAAGCTGTTGACCAATGTGTCAAAGAACTAGGAAGAATTGATTTTGTCATCTGCGGGGCAGCTGGAAACTTCTTAGCAGACTTCAACCACCTTTCAGCCAATGCATTCAAATCAGTTGTTGACATCGATCTGTTGGGTTCATTTAATACAGTGAAAGCGTGCTTCGAACAGCTACGGCTAAACAAAGGATGTGTCCTATTCGTGTCTGCAACGCTTCATTACCAAGGTGTCCCGTTTCAAAGCCATGTAGGAGCCGCCAAGGCTGGTGTGGACGCTCTGTCTAATGCTCTGGCAGTAGAATTGGGGCCTATAGGTATCCGTTGTAACGCTATAGCCCCTGGAGCTATCGATAACACTGAAGGTTTCAACCGACTAGTGACCAATCCTAGTAATGTGGACAAGTATATTCCTCTGCAGAGAAAAGGCTCCACCTCTGAGATAGCCGATGTTACAgcatttttgttttctgaTGCTGCCAAGTATGTTACAGGGACGGTGATCCCAGTTGATGGGGGTATGTGGCATCTTGGATTTCCCATGCGGGATTTCTATCCAGAGAAGCTGGCAAGCCAGCTAAGAGACAAGCCAAAGTTATAA
- a CDS encoding ADP-ribosylation factor GTPase activating protein (ARF GAP), involved in ER-Golgi transport: MSTWAIDPDSRRKLLKLQKEGANKKCFDCKAHNPQWASPKFGIFICLECAGVHRSLGVHISFVRSITMDQFREDELLRMEKGGNERCLQYFTENGLDVGLKPQTKFDNYVAEDYKELLTSEVEGRPFVKPDHSGQSLPSVGAAEKSSQPLVSLDREVSNTPSSISSRKEGAADSGFAPSKEKTEQYFERLGAINQQRPEHLPPSQGGKYAGFGNTPAETNQAKGAKKGSLAEFTTESFQSDPLGTFTRGWGLFSSTISKSVQEVTETVIKPGIQDLQESEFTNQAKRAMAQFGQKVQETNQYATERLNQLRENGVAASNSNNQNRSGEYTRMYEDSKNSGRYQDKPGQKDDDDEWDNF; this comes from the coding sequence ATGTCTACTTGGGCTATAGATCCAGACTCTCGCAGaaagcttttgaaactgcAAAAGGAAGGAGCTAATAAAAAATGTTTTGATTGTAAAGCTCACAACCCTCAATGGGCGtctccaaagtttggaaTCTTCATATGTTTGGAGTGTGCTGGGGTGCACAGGAGTTTAGGTGTCCACATATCATTTGTTCGAAGTATTACCATGGATCAGTTTAGGGAAGATGAGCTGCTTAGAATGGAGAAGGGTGGTAATGAACGCTGTTTGCAATACTTCACCGAAAATGGACTCGATGTAGGTTTGAAACCACAGACTAAATTCGATAACTACGTGGCTGAAGACTACAAAGAACTGCTGACATCAGAAGTCGAGGGACGGCCGTTTGTCAAACCTGACCATTCGGGACAGTCTCTTCCCTCCGTTGGAGCTGCTGAGAAATCGTCACAACCGTTGGTCTCTTTGGACAGAGAGGTCTCTAACACTCCATCTAGTAtctcttcaagaaaagaggGTGCCGCTGATAGCGGGTTTGctccttcaaaggaaaaaactgaacaGTACTTTGAGCGTTTAGGTGCTATCAACCAGCAAAGACCAGAGCATTTACCTCCCTCACAAGGTGGAAAATACGCTGGATTTGGTAACACACCAGCTGAAACTAACCAAGCAAAGGGTGCTAAGAAAGGCTCATTAGCCGAGTTCACCACGGAGTCATTCCAGTCCGATCCCTTGGGCACGTTTACGAGAGGTTGGGGGCTTTTCTCGTCTACTATATCCAAATCTGTTCAAGAAGTCACGGAAACGGTAATCAAACCAGGTATTCAGGATTTGCAGGAGTCGGAGTTCACCAACCAAGCCAAAAGAGCCATGGCCCAGTTTGGacaaaaagttcaagaaactaaTCAGTATGCTACGGAGAGGCTCAATCAACTTCGTGAGAATGGCGTTGCTGCTTCCAACAGCAATAACCAAAACAGAAGCGGTGAGTATACCAGAATGTATGAGGATAGTAAGAATTCCGGTAGATATCAAGACAAGCCAGGCCAGAAGgatgacgacgatgaaTGGGATAACTTTTAG
- a CDS encoding Cytoplasmic mRNA cap binding protein yields MSETENAPHEKSLLDDQVDFTVKHPLNSEWTLWYTKPAVHEQESWSDLLRPIISFNSVEEFWGIFNSIPKASDLPVKSDYHLFRDGIKPEWEDERNANGGKLTYQFAYRKVDINELWSRGLLSVIGETIQDDDGETEVNGIVLSIRRAALKIALWTKSKDEAVLRPIGERFKKVLKLTARDHIDFQPHKSGAGSKNVPSFSI; encoded by the coding sequence ATGTCAGAGACTGAAAACGCTCCTCACGAAAAGTCACTGCTTGACGACCAAGTTGATTTCACTGTTAAGCATCCGCTCAACTCTGAGTGGACACTATGGTATACGAAGCCAGCCGTTCATGAACAAGAAAGTTGGTCAGATTTGCTACGTCCTATCATTTCATTCAACTCGGTAGAGGAGTTCTGGGGAATCTTCAACTCCATTCCAAAGGCCTCCGATTTGCCAGTCAAGTCGGACTATCATCTTTTTAGAGATGGAATCAAACCTGAATGGGAAGACGAGCGCAATGCTAACGGAGGAAAACTGACATACCAGTTTGCCTACAGAAAGgttgatatcaatgaatTGTGGTCTCGCGGTCTGTTGAGTGTGATTGGTGAAACGATTCAGGATGATGACGGAGAAACTGAGGTGAACGGTATTGTTCTGAGCATTCGTCGTGCCGCTTTGAAGATTGCCCTCTGGACCAAGTCCAAGGATGAGGCAGTTTTGAGACCAATTGGCGAGAGATtcaagaaagttttgaagttgaCAGCCCGTGATCATATTGACTTTCAACCTCATAAGAGTGGTGCTGGTAGCAAGAACGTACCTTCTTTCAGCATTTAG